From the Pseudoxanthobacter soli DSM 19599 genome, one window contains:
- a CDS encoding lipopolysaccharide assembly protein LapA domain-containing protein, whose translation MRFLKALVLIVLAVALVAVAVANRQVVLVSLDPFNSVAPAVAFQIPLYWALFAVLALGVVIGSVGMWFRGLSDRRSLRRERREAGHWRREAERNRARAEAGTGPALPSPASRAG comes from the coding sequence ATGCGTTTTCTGAAGGCTCTGGTGTTGATCGTTCTGGCCGTGGCGCTCGTCGCCGTGGCCGTCGCCAACCGGCAGGTCGTGCTCGTCTCGCTCGATCCGTTCAACAGTGTCGCCCCTGCCGTCGCCTTCCAGATTCCGCTCTACTGGGCCCTGTTCGCCGTGCTGGCGCTCGGCGTCGTCATCGGCAGCGTCGGGATGTGGTTCCGCGGCCTTTCCGACCGCCGCTCGCTCAGGCGCGAGCGGCGCGAGGCCGGGCACTGGCGCCGCGAGGCGGAGCGCAACCGTGCCCGCGCCGAGGCGGGAACCGGACCGGCCCTGCCTTCGCCGGCCAGCCGCGCCGGCTGA
- the sppA gene encoding signal peptide peptidase SppA — translation MPVERGTSDTGSLLQADAVVERRRLRRSVTGWRVAAIVAIALAIIAGIGLAGGLDDVRGEKDQIARLSVSGVITDDRDRIELIERMAKDPAVKGVIVAINSPGGTTAGGEGLYDALRRLAEKKPVVATIGTLGASAGYMTAIAADHIVARRTSITGSIGVLFQYGDAAKLLDTIGVEIGAVKSAPLKAEPAPYAPATQEAKAMLKSVVDDTYAWFVDIVAERRRLPHDRALALADGRIMTGHQAREAQLVDAIGGEEVAIAWLEKDRKVAAGLPVEDWEVKRRSGLLSLASSVGESLASGVTDGLFRSFGIAVDSAAFSSAGQRVDGLQSLWHVGPIGYDDDGGQGASQQ, via the coding sequence ATGCCCGTCGAACGAGGCACTTCCGACACCGGATCGCTGCTTCAGGCCGATGCGGTGGTTGAACGCCGCCGCCTGCGCCGCTCGGTCACGGGCTGGCGTGTCGCCGCCATTGTCGCCATCGCGCTCGCCATCATCGCAGGGATCGGCCTCGCCGGCGGGCTGGACGACGTGCGGGGCGAGAAGGACCAGATCGCCCGCCTTTCCGTCTCCGGCGTCATCACCGACGATCGCGACCGCATCGAGCTCATCGAGCGCATGGCCAAGGATCCGGCCGTGAAGGGCGTGATCGTGGCGATCAACAGCCCCGGCGGCACCACCGCGGGCGGCGAGGGCCTCTACGACGCCCTGCGCCGTCTGGCCGAGAAGAAGCCCGTGGTGGCGACCATCGGCACGCTCGGCGCCTCCGCCGGCTACATGACGGCGATCGCCGCGGACCATATCGTCGCGCGCCGGACCTCGATCACCGGATCGATCGGCGTTCTGTTCCAGTACGGCGACGCCGCCAAGCTGCTCGACACCATCGGCGTCGAGATCGGCGCCGTCAAAAGCGCCCCGCTGAAGGCCGAGCCCGCACCCTACGCGCCCGCCACGCAGGAAGCCAAGGCGATGCTCAAGAGCGTCGTCGACGACACCTACGCCTGGTTCGTCGACATCGTCGCGGAACGCCGCCGGCTGCCGCACGACCGGGCGCTCGCCCTCGCAGACGGCCGCATCATGACCGGTCACCAGGCCCGCGAAGCCCAACTCGTCGACGCGATCGGCGGCGAGGAGGTGGCGATCGCCTGGCTCGAGAAGGACCGCAAGGTCGCCGCCGGCCTTCCCGTCGAGGACTGGGAGGTGAAGCGGCGTTCCGGTCTGCTTTCGCTTGCGTCGTCGGTCGGCGAAAGCCTCGCCTCCGGCGTCACCGATGGACTTTTCCGCTCGTTCGGCATTGCTGTGGATTCGGCCGCGTTCTCTTCAGCCGGACAGCGCGTTGACGGACTTCAGTCGCTTTGGCACGTTGGCCCGATCGGGTACGACGACGATGGGGGCCAGGGGGCCTCGCAGCAATGA
- a CDS encoding integration host factor subunit beta yields MIKSELVQLIAEKNPHLYQRDIENIVNAILDEIIGALSRGDRVELRGFGAFSVKNRPARLGRNPRTGEQVDVDEKYVPFFKTGKEMRQRLNDGADDEED; encoded by the coding sequence ATGATCAAGTCGGAATTGGTGCAGCTGATCGCGGAAAAGAACCCGCATCTCTACCAGCGCGACATCGAGAACATCGTGAACGCCATTCTGGACGAGATCATCGGGGCGCTGTCCCGCGGGGATCGCGTCGAGCTGCGCGGCTTCGGCGCATTCTCGGTCAAGAACCGGCCCGCCCGCCTCGGCCGCAATCCCCGGACCGGCGAGCAGGTCGACGTCGACGAGAAATATGTGCCGTTCTTCAAGACCGGCAAGGAAATGCGGCAGCGCCTCAACGACGGCGCGGACGACGAAGAGGATTGA
- a CDS encoding APC family permease, with the protein MAGSLKKGALGFLDTAVMAVAGAAPAYSITASTAALVAAVGIAGPAALWVAFVPMIGITIAFSYLNRWRSDAGAAYAWVGRAIHPSLGFLAGWALLGLSTIFMVAAALPAGEATLDLFAPGELHDVTWATGIGVVWFLGVLALITVGITATAKVQVLMTLLELGALLLVGVLAIWHASAAPVTSLSWDWFLPSSFGNFQTFSAGMLVAVFYYFGWDVSANLAEETANAEKTAGLGGIIGVLVIFLAFILIQVAVQMALTPAEVQNNSANLLPALGHVALPAPWSAIAVLAVMVSAVATLETQLLQCTRLLFSMARDGVVSERMGRLHPRFQTPWLAGFAVAGVSLLLFAVSATVPTISILMSDLINAIGVQVSFYYAVAGIACAWYHRKVLLTDWRVCLFAGVVPFASAVFIGCVGLYQLPQLGWRVSVISIGTIVIGIVPMWYYRRRYASRFYTDPMEHALPYPGPAREAA; encoded by the coding sequence ATGGCAGGCTCGCTCAAGAAGGGCGCGTTGGGATTTCTCGACACAGCGGTGATGGCGGTCGCGGGCGCGGCCCCGGCCTATTCGATCACCGCGAGCACGGCGGCACTTGTGGCTGCGGTCGGCATTGCCGGGCCCGCGGCGCTTTGGGTCGCCTTCGTGCCGATGATCGGCATCACGATCGCCTTCTCCTATCTCAACCGCTGGCGTTCGGATGCCGGCGCCGCCTACGCATGGGTCGGGCGCGCCATCCATCCGTCGCTCGGGTTCCTGGCCGGCTGGGCGCTGCTCGGCCTCTCGACCATCTTCATGGTGGCGGCCGCCCTACCCGCGGGCGAGGCGACGCTCGACCTGTTCGCACCCGGAGAACTGCACGATGTCACCTGGGCGACCGGCATCGGCGTGGTGTGGTTCCTCGGCGTGCTGGCGCTGATCACGGTCGGCATCACCGCCACCGCCAAGGTGCAGGTGCTGATGACGCTGCTCGAACTCGGCGCGCTGCTGCTCGTCGGCGTGCTCGCGATCTGGCATGCAAGCGCCGCCCCGGTCACGAGCCTCTCCTGGGACTGGTTCCTGCCGTCGAGCTTCGGCAACTTCCAGACCTTCTCCGCCGGGATGCTGGTCGCCGTGTTCTATTATTTCGGCTGGGACGTCTCGGCCAACCTCGCGGAGGAAACGGCGAACGCCGAGAAAACGGCGGGGCTTGGCGGCATCATCGGGGTGCTGGTGATCTTCCTCGCCTTCATCCTGATCCAGGTCGCGGTGCAAATGGCGCTGACGCCGGCCGAGGTGCAGAACAACAGCGCCAACCTGCTGCCGGCGCTCGGCCACGTGGCGCTTCCGGCGCCCTGGAGCGCCATCGCCGTGCTGGCGGTGATGGTGAGCGCGGTCGCGACGCTGGAGACGCAGCTCCTCCAATGCACCCGCCTGCTGTTCTCCATGGCGCGCGACGGCGTCGTCTCCGAACGGATGGGCCGGCTGCACCCGCGATTCCAGACGCCCTGGCTCGCCGGCTTCGCGGTCGCCGGCGTCTCGCTCCTGCTGTTCGCCGTTTCCGCCACGGTGCCGACGATCAGCATCCTGATGAGCGACCTCATCAACGCCATCGGGGTACAGGTGTCATTCTATTATGCCGTCGCCGGCATCGCCTGCGCCTGGTATCACCGCAAGGTGCTGCTGACCGACTGGCGGGTGTGCCTTTTCGCGGGCGTGGTGCCGTTCGCCTCGGCGGTGTTCATCGGCTGCGTCGGCCTCTACCAGCTGCCGCAGCTCGGCTGGCGGGTTTCCGTCATCAGCATCGGCACCATCGTCATCGGCATCGTGCCGATGTGGTACTACCGCCGCCGCTACGCCAGCCGCTTCTATACCGACCCGATGGAGCACGCCCTGCCCTATCCGGGGCCTGCGCGCGAGGCCGCGTAA